A window of Parambassis ranga chromosome 10, fParRan2.1, whole genome shotgun sequence contains these coding sequences:
- the sfxn5b gene encoding sideroflexin-5b, with amino-acid sequence MAESAACPAFQLGRPRYDQGSFLGRLRHFVDIIDPSTLFVSETRLKECIKLLDDYKHGALPPGVSDKQLWEAQKIKQAIIHPDTGEKIFMPFRMSGYVPFGTPIVIGLLLPNQTVLSTIIWQWLNQSHNACVNYANRNATKPTPMSKFLQGYVGAVSSAVSIAVGLNMLIQKANKLNPATRMIIQRLVPFPAVASANICNVGLMRHNELSEGIDVLDDQGNVVGSSIIAARHAITETAFTRVVLPMPIFVLPPIIMSYLERLRFLQSNRRLLLPIHSVVCLVTFSLSLPVAISLFPQMSQIEVSRLEPEIAMATDCKVVTYNKGL; translated from the exons ATGGCGGAGTCTGCAGCGTGTCCTGCCTTCCAGCTCGGGAGACCCAGATACGACCAG GGCTCGTTCCTTGGGCGACTGAGGCACTTTGTCGACATCATTGATCCCAGCACCCTGTTCGTGTCAGAG ACGCGGTTAAAAGAATGCATCAAACTCCTTGATGACTACAAACATGGCGCACTTCCACCAGGAGTGTCTGACAAGCAG CTGTGGGAGGCTCAGAAGATCAAACAG GCCATCATTCATCCCGACACAGGAGAGAAGATCTTCATGCCATTTCGAATGTCAG GTTATGTACCATTCGGAACACCAATT GTCATTGGCCTCCTTCTCCCAAATCAGACTGTGCTGTCTACCATTATATGGCAG TGGCTGAATCAGAGTCACAACGCCTGTGTGAACTATGCAAACCGCAACGCCACAAAG CCCACACCAATGTCCAAGTTTCTCCAGGGTTATGTAGGAGCTGTGTCCAGTGCGGTCTCCATCGCT gtcGGACTGAACATGCTGATTCAAAAGGCCAACAAGCTGAACCCTGCCACCAGAATGATAATACAGAGACTTGTCCCCTTCCCAGCAGTAG caAGTGCAAACATCTGTAACGTGGGCCTGATGAGACACAACGAGCTGTCTGAAGGTATTGACGTGCTGGACGACCAGGGTAACGTGGTGGGATCCTCCATAATCGCTGCTAGACAC GCCATCACGGAGACCGCCTTCACACGTGTGGTCCTGCCGATGCCAATCTTTGTCCTGCCCCCCATCATCATGTCCTACCTCGAGAG GCTGCGATTCCTGCAGAGCAACCGCAGATTGTTGCTGCCTATCCACAGTGTGGTGTGCCTGGTTACCTTCAGCCTCTCCCTGCCCGTGGCCATCAGCCTGTTCCCCCAGATGTCTCAG ATTGAGGTATCTCGCCTTGAGCCGGAGatcgccatggcaacagattGCAAGGTGGTGACCTACAACAAAGGTTTATGA